A part of Halalkalicoccus subterraneus genomic DNA contains:
- a CDS encoding DUF7109 family protein produces MLTDDELAGICDLFGALTREELREARSELAFRRGREAGPEDRIEAAIESYALVEFDGLVLAGPAAFPTLPEGAGDLPHILDVPEREVDREALGEAVLDRLSTEDAAIAREVSYDVEAWAPVDASRARDGEQERL; encoded by the coding sequence ATGCTCACGGACGACGAACTCGCGGGGATCTGTGACCTCTTCGGCGCGCTCACGCGCGAGGAGCTCCGGGAGGCACGGAGCGAACTCGCCTTCCGGCGGGGACGGGAGGCAGGTCCCGAAGACCGGATCGAGGCGGCGATCGAGTCCTACGCGCTGGTCGAGTTCGACGGGCTGGTACTCGCGGGTCCGGCGGCGTTCCCGACGCTGCCCGAGGGCGCGGGCGACCTGCCCCACATCCTCGATGTCCCGGAACGCGAGGTCGACCGGGAGGCGCTCGGCGAGGCGGTGCTCGACAGGCTGTCGACGGAAGACGCGGCAATCGCCCGCGAGGTGAGCTACGACGTCGAGGCGTGGGCCCCGGTCGACGCGAGCCGCGCTCGCGACGGCGAGCAAGAACGGCTATAG
- a CDS encoding NUDIX hydrolase, which yields MDLSRVRERTPRRVTDEDRVAAVLVPVVRRSGEPHLLFTKRADDLPDHPGQMSFPGGGRETFDADIYATALREGHEEIGLRESEVEFVGQLDDIRTVTGYSITPFVVEIPDRSYEPDDREVAEIAVLPIAGLTAEANHELERREHPYYGEIVIHYFHVDGYTVWGATGRILVQLLELATEWRAPERLDPESYG from the coding sequence ATGGACCTCAGTCGGGTTCGGGAGCGGACGCCGCGACGGGTCACCGACGAGGACCGGGTCGCGGCGGTGCTCGTCCCCGTCGTTCGCCGGTCGGGCGAGCCACACCTGCTGTTCACCAAACGGGCTGACGACCTGCCGGACCACCCCGGTCAGATGAGCTTTCCCGGCGGCGGGCGCGAGACGTTCGACGCGGACATCTACGCGACCGCGCTGCGCGAGGGCCACGAGGAGATAGGGCTGCGCGAGAGCGAAGTCGAGTTCGTCGGCCAACTCGACGACATCCGGACGGTGACGGGCTACTCGATCACGCCCTTCGTCGTCGAGATCCCCGACCGGAGCTACGAACCGGACGACCGCGAGGTCGCAGAGATCGCCGTCCTCCCGATCGCGGGGCTCACCGCCGAGGCGAACCACGAACTCGAACGCCGCGAGCACCCCTACTACGGCGAGATCGTCATCCACTACTTCCACGTCGACGGATACACCGTCTGGGGGGCAACAGGGAGAATCCTCGTCCAGCTGCTCGAACTCGCTACCGAGTGGCGCGCGCCCGAACGCCTCGACCCCGAATCCTACGGGTAG
- a CDS encoding DUF7388 family protein — MMDGERVARTGIDAAALKPAECDVSRGVDLPFDTLVIDYEGRDHLPDRRTLETLATETDVYLTTPVRAEGFDPLGDDSLLDELPRNTRRVLVAGHGAYLSEEERAKPIAPRMGAATGHAPEAWVGTEGVERLALATGAPQFELLGRSTERDLRALRAAGFSGEVAVYAPTVLTEDPDEVLDALGAYVARRRPVARALPEGAPTDADATGRAREVLLAASDDFALVGPPEAVRERVEGLKSAGADRVVGYPARGIEEFLPANTTLR; from the coding sequence ATGATGGACGGTGAGCGCGTCGCCCGGACGGGGATCGACGCCGCCGCGCTCAAACCCGCCGAGTGCGACGTCTCTCGGGGAGTCGACCTCCCCTTCGACACGCTCGTCATCGACTACGAGGGTCGGGACCACCTCCCCGACCGGCGCACGCTCGAAACGCTCGCCACCGAGACGGACGTGTATCTCACGACGCCCGTCCGCGCCGAGGGGTTCGACCCGCTGGGCGACGACTCGCTTCTGGACGAACTTCCCCGGAATACGAGAAGGGTGCTCGTTGCGGGCCACGGCGCCTATCTGAGCGAGGAGGAACGGGCGAAGCCGATCGCACCGCGGATGGGCGCGGCGACCGGGCACGCACCCGAGGCGTGGGTCGGCACCGAGGGCGTCGAGCGCCTCGCGCTCGCGACGGGCGCGCCGCAGTTCGAACTGCTCGGTCGTTCGACCGAGCGCGATCTCCGGGCGCTTCGGGCCGCGGGCTTCTCGGGCGAGGTCGCCGTCTACGCGCCGACCGTACTCACCGAAGACCCCGACGAGGTGCTCGACGCGCTGGGGGCGTACGTCGCCCGGCGACGGCCGGTCGCCCGAGCGCTGCCCGAGGGCGCGCCGACGGACGCGGACGCGACCGGCCGCGCCCGCGAGGTGCTGCTGGCCGCAAGCGACGACTTCGCGCTCGTGGGGCCCCCCGAAGCGGTTCGCGAGCGGGTCGAGGGACTCAAATCGGCCGGCGCGGACAGGGTCGTCGGCTACCCCGCTCGCGGGATCGAGGAGTTCCTGCCGGCGAACACGACACTCCGGTAG